In the genome of Eschrichtius robustus isolate mEscRob2 chromosome 12, mEscRob2.pri, whole genome shotgun sequence, one region contains:
- the NHLRC1 gene encoding E3 ubiquitin-protein ligase NHLRC1 — MGAEASGSGPALRELVREAEISLLECKVCFERFGHRQQRRPRNLPCGHVVCLACVAALAHPRTLALECPFCRRACRGCDTSDCLPVLHLLELLGSALRPAPAAPRAAPSAPGVLTCHHAFGGWGTLVNPTGLALCPKTGRVVVVHDGRRRVKIFDAGGGCAHQFGEKGDAAQDIRYPLDVTVTNDCHVVVTDAGDRSIKVFDFFGQIKLVIGSQFSLPWGVETTPQNGVMVTDAEAGSLHLLEVDFPEGVLRRTERLQTHLCYPRGVAVSWLTGAIAILEHPLAVGTGACSTTVKVFSANMQLIGQVDAFGLSLFFPSKITASAVTFDHQGNVIVADTSSQAVLCLGKPEEFPVLKPIITHGLSHPVAVTFTKENSLLVLDSAAHSVKVYKVDWG; from the coding sequence ATGGGTGCCGAGGCCTCCGGGAGCGGGCCGGCGCTGCGGGAGCTGGTGCGCGAGGCCGAGATCAGCCTGCTCGAGTGCAAGGTGTGCTTTGAGCGGTTCGGCCACCGCCAGCAGCGGCGCCCGCGCAACCTGCCCTGCGGCCACGTGGTCTGCCTGGCCTGCGTGGCCGCCCTGGCGCACCCGCGGACGCTGGCCCTCGAGTGCCCCTTCTGCCGGCGAGCCTGCAGGGGCTGCGACACCAGCGACTGCCTGCCGGTGCTGCACCTCCTGGAGCTCCTGGGCTCCGCGCTGCGCCCGGCCCCAGCCGCCCCCCGCGCCGCCCCCTCCGCCCCCGGGGTCCTCACCTGCCACCACGCCTTCGGAGGCTGGGGGACCCTGGTCAACCCCACTGGGCTGGCGCTGTGTCCTAAGACGGGGCGAGTCGTGGTGGTGCACGACGGCAGGAGGCGTGTCAAGATCTTTGACGCTGGGGGAGGATGTGCCCATCAGTTTGGAGAAAAGGGGGACGCTGCTCAGGACATTAGGTATCCACTTGACGTCACCGTCACCAACGACTGCCATGTGGTTGTCACCGACGCCGGCGACCGCTCCATCAAAGTGTTTGACTTCTTTGGCCAGATCAAGCTTGTCATCGGAAGCCAGTTCTCCTTGCCTTGGGGTGTGGAGACCACCCCTCAGAATGGGGTCATGGTAACTGATGCGGAGGCGGGGTCCCTGCACCTCCTGGAAGTCGACTTTCCAGAAGGGGTCCTCCGGAGAACTGAACGGTTGCAAACTCACCTGTGCTATCCCCGGGGGGTGGCGGTGTCCTGGCTCACCGGGGCCATTGCGATCCTAGAGCACCCCCTGGCTGTGGGGACCGGGGCCTGCAGCACCACGGTGAAGGTGTTCAGCGCAAATATGCAGCTCATCGGCCAGGTGGATGCCTTTGGGCTGAGCCTCTTTTTCCCCTCCAAAATAACCGCCTCCGCTGTGACCTTTGATCACCAGGGGAACGTGATTGTTGCCGATACTTCTAGTCAGGCTGTCCTATGCTTAGGAAAACCTGAGGAGTTTCCAGTACTGAAGCCCATCATCACCCACGGTCTTTCCCATCCTGTGGCAGTGACCTTCACCAAGGAAAATTCTCTTCTTGTGCTGGACAGTGCAGCCCATTCTGTAAAAGTCTATAAGGTTGACTGGGGGTGA